tcgtattttttaaattttgtattaaaagtttattcgattatttcacTTGAAACGTTCCATAATGATTATTAATgtgttttattctattatcaaaattttccttcgtttaGCTTTTGGAATAGAGTACACGCTTTCAAAAATATCAGTACGCAGTGTGGCGAGAATTTCGAGTAACCTACGGAAAAATCGTTGGACGATCGAGTGATACACATTACGAAGGAGGAGCAGTTTCGCTTGAAAAGGTCGTTCGCATTGGAAAAAAGTATAGTCAACTGCATTCAGCGTGGAAAATGAACTCCACCCCCGAGAGGCATAATTCCCGTATTCCCCTATTCCTTCATTCCGGTTTAGTGGAATCCCAAAGATTTGCCAGTTTCTCGTACCGAAGTTCTACCACgaaattcgattttttctcggtttcctttcttcgtttcttttcgtgtatttctatttttcgtgCAACCGGCAGATGGGGTACACGCCGTAAATTGAAACGCTTCTCCGAAACATTCTTGCCGTTCCTCAATCTTACATAATATGTGGCTCGAGGAATTTTTACCTAAGTTTAAAGTTCCatgttgtaaaaaattatgcttgtattattatagaaagatgggcaatttaatttcaattctaaTGTAACCAACCAaccgatatttatttcatagcTGATAAgcataatttttttacattattaacaGGCTAGACTCTTCTTCGGCCTTTATCCGTATTGTTTGCGAACATCTATTGTCAACGTCTATTGTAAACACCGAGATTAGAATAAAAagcgtttaaagaaaaaagaaagaaaaaaattgattccCTATTAGACATAGTAGCTTACCAACGCAGCTACAATGGATACATTTCCAAGATAACATCGTAATCACAGCATTAAATCGATAATCCGCTATCGGCAAGGAGTGCCAGTCATCCTGCTGCAGTcaataaatatgcaaagtgCGGGTTAATTTAAAACCTAGGTACGCTGCATGTAACAGTATGATTAACGACGTAGTAAAACTCCATTTATCCAAATTTATAGTTGAGGTTCGTTGATCCTCTGTTCCACCTATAACTTCTTGTTcgaacgatagaaattgaCATTTGTAAAACCAGGACCGAGGATATCCATTTATCCTCAGTCTCAACTACTATGTATCTCGGACTATCTAAATGAACCTTTACGGGATTTGAAGAATAcaatggaataatttaaaaatgtaggaATATACCGTTGATCCTGATCCTTTAATTCATCTGTTCGTTTTGTAACTAACTCGACGAAATATGTTCATTATTAGatggataaaaatttatttgcaaaaagtatttgtatttCGTTGGTTTAACAGCCAGAAACTAAGCCGTCTTCTAAGATCTCAGATTCCTTTCTGTATCGTTCTGTAAATACGAACAAACTTGCTCATTTTCTATTCCATGTAAATAGGATACGTTATCGTACCTTgcatgaattaattaaaataaatgaaaaagaaataaactgACCTTATTGCAAAAATGTCTCATTTATCATCCGATTTACATTCACCGATACAATTAAACGTTTCTATGGGCACTGAAGCGACGCGTTCAACACGATCAACAAGTCTCGCGGCGGAGAGAAAGAAATCCCGCGGCTGCATTAGATTTCGATTATCTCTTGGTCCGACTCGTTCCGTTCACCTTgcactttttcttcttctgcgGGCCACGTCGCGAGTCGAAACACGTTCTCGGAACGCCTATTCATCGTGCCGAATTTTTCAACAGTCCAAAAGCAAACAAGAACGCGAATCCCCCCAATCAGCGCCGATTCAGATTTCCAGTTCCAGGCGGCGCGCCCTCGTTGCTTTTCCAGCCCGGTTATTTCTACGCGGTCGGTTCATTAATAAAGACATCGACGCAGTTTAAGCCGACTCATGAAAATCTTCCCCTCTTCCGAACCGCCTTTTTTATTCGAAGTTTTCAATAGCGAGAGCGAAacagtattttaattacagaagTTGTGACATGGGCGATTTGGGTGAAAGCAATTCGATCGAGACAAAATGGACTTCCATCGAGGAAAGTATGGTAAACGATTATAGACGATGGATGCAAAAACATTCATGATGTTAGTTTTTCGTACAAGGCGAGGAATGTGAAAGTAGTCTGCGAATTAGAACATTTGTATTGGACACAGAAGGAGGATAGAGAAGGAAGTTGTAAGAAATGGAGTCTGCAAAAGTGTCATACTCGTGATTATAggtattatttgtaataagaGGTAGGATTAGCTGAATGTTGTAGGTAATAGCAGGTTAAATTAGGTTGCGGTGTCGGTATATCGAAGATGGAAGATACTTAACATTTAACTCGATGCAACATAAAATTAAGTTTTGATGTTTAATTACAGAACGTTTTCCTCTTCTCGAAGTTCATTTCCAACAGCTGGTAATTAAACTTCTATTTAGAAATTCTAGACACGAGTTTATTTTCTCGATTCATATTCTCACATCAATCAATGTGATTGCGTAGATCGCTGACATAGTTGTAAAAGATTTGTAATGATAGGATATCGGTAAgagaaatctttttattacgtGCGTAGACATCGCAATGCACGTTACATGAATTTACGTAATACCGCTTATCAAGAAATTTAGTATCTCATTACAGGTAAAGTATAACGAAGATTGGTTACATCAaccgatatatttataaatctcgCCCTCTAAGCTTCGAAACTGTCTTACGAAACGGTAGTCCGCGAAAAACAcatggaaagaaattttcacaCGAAGGAAAGAGTAGGTGGCGTCCGTCGAATTCCATCGGGTCCTGGCTACGATCGGTAACTccctgtataacgtcatataccgCGTGGCGCAAAAAAGGAAGCGCAAAGGCACGAAAACTGGTTTCGCTCTCTGAGTCACCGTCTATAATGACGGGCCGCCTGGAACGCGCTGGAGATTCACTCGTTGGTCGAAAAGTTTTCGTAGTGGATTAGAAGGGCCGGTGACTGTAGGTGGGAGAGCACGAATGAACACGAGGAAACACGGCTAATATTGCGGCCACGTTTCCGGTCGTTAAAGTGTCGAAGCTTGTCAGTCTGGCCGACAGATCCGAGTACGTGTCTCGATGcgattataatttcaatatcagAACGATCTCCGTCGATTCGGATAACTCTGTCTCTCCTATAATATCGACAGGACTCAAAACGTTGGATGAATATCTTGGAACGAAGGATACCGCGATATTGTTTCTCCTGTTTGCTTTTTCTAAGTGCAACATGCGAGTTGATccaaggaaaagaaaaagttcttGAAAACTAACGATCGTGTCATGGTGTAAAGCTATAAAATTGATATGATATTGTAGTATTTTAGTATTGTATTCGAGAATTATATAGACAGACGAGGAGGGAAAACGGTAGCAGAACGATCTCCGTCGATTCGGATAACTCTGCCTCTCCTATAATATCGACAGGACTCAAAACGTTGGATGAATATCTTGGAACGAAGGATACCGCGATATTGTTTCTCCTGTTTGCTTTTTCTAAGTGCAACATGCGAGTTGATccaaggaaaagaaaaaagttctTGAAAACTAACGATCGTGTCATGGTGTAAAGCTATAAAATTGATATGATATTGTAGTATTCGGGAATTATATAGACAGACGAGGAGGGAAAATAGTAGCAGtacaatttttcgaaaattcaaaCAAGTGCAAAAGCTGCTCATTTATTCTTGTATCTCTTGTATCGCTTGTTCACGTTTGCatactttttacaaaatgCATGAATTGctcaacaattttatatttctttaaagaaATCTCTGTTACCCTTCCTCCTATTCTTGCTCGCAAATCGTACCTAAATGTAGCTCTTATCCTTCCAACGCAATATGAACTCCAAACAAAACTGCACAACCCTCTCAGCCCACCCTAACATTTATTCAACAAATTCCTCTTCAATTTCTGAAGGACAATCAAGTGCCTTCGACAGGCAGTGTATCCCAACTACGGTTCGTAGTTGCGCTACGAATCTCTTGGAAGATTAGTCGAACGGGGAAATTGCCGCCAGAAATTTCTATTCGGCTTGAATATTCGTTTGGAAGAAGGAGGGGAGGGGGATAACGGTGAATCATCCCGATGTCAGAGCACCGGTAACTGGATACCGGACGAAACTCGTTCGAATTACTCTGGGAAATGAACGACTCGTCGAATAGAGGCGCGCTCCCGATCTTTCGAACGAAGCCAGTTCGAGTTTCATGTCTATTGGCCGCGCGTTCAACTGCTCTATACGtcgacttttcttttatacggCGTTCACTATTTTCTTGAATGGCGCCCGTTATGGCGCTTGCAACGTGGATCACGGTCCCATATCGTGGGAGTGAGTCGAAACCGAGTCCCGTAGCCGAAGATCCCGTTAGCCTTCCTAACCCTTTTTTCCATCTCTTTCGTACGATTAACCCTTCTCTTCCAGTGTTTATGGAATACTTTCAAAAGATTCAGTCGGAACGTTCGATGTTTGCGTGGACGCGAACGAATCGTGAAACGATTATagagaattttgaaattatcggTACGAAAGCTGAACGATCGTGGAATATCGATTTAACGATTGACTTGACAAATATTTCGTGCTTCATCGATGTCGTTTTACCTGATTTTCTATGCTTACTGACCAGTAATGGTCCATAAAGAATGTCATTTACGATAcagattgaaaaatttatgaatagcgcgagaaattattacgattcctgaaaacaattttttctcgtataaatttattgctATAAGCAACTTtgttaatgtaataaaatatcttcgtTCGCTGTTAAAAAGACTCCACTTAATCCGTTTAATGTTGCCTCCGAAAGAGCAGCCGTAACAGCAGCAGTAACGTGACTATAAATCAGGATAATATAAAGGGTCTCtgtttatgtattaatttcaCAATTGTAAATACATGTTTCGAGTGGAGTTGGCAACTGAAGCGCCTATAAAATTAAGCGCGAGATCGTTTTAAAAGCTTATACACGGTTATTATGACAAACCTGCAGTTGGAATAATGTCGCGGTCTCGTTAATGGGATTGCGACTAATTGAAAGGAGAACCAGTTTTAGATTTCAGATTGTGGCTTTAATCGCTATTGAAACTGCATCGAAGTAGATACCGCGTTGCTTTCTAACACACCGCTGGCTCTCGTTATCAAAATTGATTCTCAcggtgaaattaataaatatattgatacGTGTTCCGCGTATAAACGCGAATCAGCCTCAACTACCTTTCATTAAAAAGGGGCAAGAAAATCTAAAATGTTAAACCGCACGTCGAAGGAGCCTCCTTCCAtcggtaatattttaaacacgCGAGGAAActcgaaatgaaattcaaatagaTTCAAAGTATCGTGATTATTCCATCGATGGAGATCCATCAATGATCGTGACAACGTTGTCGCGTGATCAAGAAAACCCTCGTCAAGCCACCTACGATTTACCAGCGAACGAAGGAATATTTAAGGATCGCCATGATGGCTGGCCATgcgataatttcattttcgagaCGCTCCGAGGGCCTGGTGGTTTACGTGGATATTAGAAAACCGCCTAAGCAGGGACATTAAGGATACGATGCACCTGAGggaaaattatcgataatgGCGCGCTCGTTTTCTCTCATTCATTACATGTTATCGTGAAGATAATAATAGTACCAGGGTCGGGTAATAGCAATAGCAGGACGTCAGGATGTTTACCTTATCCTTCGAACGGTGTAACTGGCTCTGCAGCTATACCATTTGCTTCATGCAACAATTAATACCACGTGCATCGTACGTACACACGCGTGTAACCCTTGTCGTTAGGTTGTTACGAATATTAATCATTGTTATTCTCACTTACTTTGTAAAGCCGTGTACGTCAGTTCGCCTGTCACgataataacgaaatattGGCTGACACGTGTAATTTACCGTTCAACAGATGCATCGGCGGCCACATAGTCATTAGAAAGAGACTTCGCAGCAGATCGAGACGGGACCGAAACGTGATCATGTATCGACGTGAACTTGCAGATTTCCATTCGCGTATTTAGCTGTCGTACGTTTCATCGAACCTCCTTTCGCTTGGGAACTGCAACCTTTGATTAGAAGTTTCTTGATTTTTCGTCTAAACGGACAGATGCTACagcgattattattattaatttcagaaGCAGTCGAGAAACGAGCAACAGTTTTCACAAGaagttaataacgttttaataaaatcttatttAACATCATCGTTGATATCgttaattagtaaattatcgTGCAAAATGGTCTTTCTGTAACAATATAACATCGTTATAATTCTGACACACGAAAGTCGAGGACGGTGCACAAATTATCTAGAAAATTATTGACTATTAAGGCGGACCTATAATTGTAGAATTACTTTAACCAACGAATGCGTTGAATTTTATGGTGAGTATAAAAAGTCTCGCGGTAGGAATGAGCCGATGGGGCAACGTCTCAAAAAATACTGCTCGCGAGGATGAGTCTTGATATCCTTGTTGTAAATTCAACCTTATCGTCCATCGTGGATCGAGGTTcacgaaaaaaaaagcgaaaaatcgatgaaagaaagaagagatagAGAGGGGCAAAGGGGGGGAGAagatggaagaagaaagacaGGAGGAGATCTTTCCCGAGAAATCGTGCGAAAGTTTCGCCTACGACGACGGCATAAACACGTCGTTACGGATTACAAGGAGGAACCGATTTCACGAGTATCCTGCCTAATCGTGGGGTGTTCCTCGTGAttcatgaataaaatatatgggCGCCGGCCACTCGACTACAAGTACCCTGGCTAAGTGCCCTTCTAGGAGAAGACTATTAACTGATACATCATAAACTGTCGTTTATGGCGTCATCGGTGTATTATTCACGAGCCAGCTCGGCAAGACAATGGCGCGATACTTAACAGGTGTAATGAATTCCTTTAATGAATCCTTCGTTGTGATATTTACGATGACAAACGTGAGAATCTAAAGaacgttagataataatagtaataatgatGTTGCATTTTTATTGATTGCTCGTAATCCATCTAACAAGTGGCGAATGAAAGACGGGAAATGGTTAACGATGCGAATAATACATGGAATAATAAATCTACATCAtgtattaaattgaattaattataaaaatatctatttttttttatttactcgaAGAACAGCGTTAAATGTTGATTAATAACAACAAACGTGGTTATTCGTGAATGACACACCGTAAGTACGACACCGGCATTAAGGAACTATCGATTGCCGCGAGTTAACGTTACAGTGCAAATCTGTTGTCTGGCTTGCACAATGATCTTCACGACCGTTTATATACCAGACGAGATGGCAGATCACGATGCATAAGTATCCGGGCATACGATGCTGCGAGGAAAACGTTGTTACCATAATGACTGTAATATTATGACACCGAGCTATGGCAGGTTCGTGTTTATCAGCGATCTGCAGTTGCACTCGCTAAATGGGCGCACACAACCAAACAAACGATCGTGTGTGCGTTCACACTATAAATTGCGATTATATCGTGCATACTGTAAAGCATTTAGAGAATTTTTTCTCTCGGTGATTAAAGTAATCAGCAGGTCCGTCGTGACGATAGAATTTTTTGTGCTCGCTGAACGAGTCATTATCTGgattttttatcgtattttcttttttctttcctcccctttttccttttttttttctcgacttgtttctctccctttttttttatcagtaGGAACGTTAAATTTGCTTGTGAAGGGAATCTAATCTAGTGTTTGCGGCGACGCGTGTTTGCATTGATAAACTTCCGTGATAATGTTTGTTATTATCGTTATCGACGGATAGGCCGAAAGCGCGGTTGAAACTTTAATGCACCTCGGCCGTTTACCAACTGGATTATCTTGTCGAGTTCCGGCAGAGCTGTGCAATTACATTCTACTTTACTGTGTTTTCTTCTACTTGCCCTGTTTTTTGTATCAACGTTGCAACGGTTTAAcacaataattacataattttagtCGATTTCACGGTCATAATTGTACTTAATACCAAACACTGAGACTGTTTAAAATACCATCAAGCTCGAATTACctgtattatacaaattttataggTCAGTATAAAAATCAACTAATATGCTAACATACATTAGAACCGTCCactatagaaatttattgcgTCAATgacataaaaatgaattgcAACAGGAACGCTATCAACCGTTCCATTcagttattacaaaattttaacggattacacgataataattatacgcGTAATATCGAACGCTCGGATTGTTTAGAATACCATagactttaatttatttgacaaaaattattttcaaaattagaaatttcaaaatgtttcgtatcacgcgtataatatattcgtaaaatatattatatttcgtaaGTCTGtatctatatctttacaaCTACACACCGAAAACGTTTACACGTAATTCAATGGTGCCTGTAAGACGGTATCCGGTAAGACGAGTAGCAACGAAGAAAGTTTATCCTCGAGGAAGAGCATCCAGGGGGTCTCAGGTATACGTATACCTCGAGCGGCAAGTCACATTCCAACCGTGTGTGCGCGTTCCGATTTTCGCGTGCAGAACTCTCCCTTGACGCTGTGGGCTGAAACGGTAGGAAGGAAAGAGCAGTCGCCCCGTGGCACGTGGCGGCCACGTATTTCAATAATAGCAGGAATTAAAGTCCAGCGGGGCTGGTCGAGTTGGGAGGAAGGGTTCGTTTGGCCGGCCACCCGTTccgttttcttctcctttcctACCCACTGCCCTTTTTTCCGTCTCCGTCTCCGAGGCCGCAGTTCTTCCACttgccttcttttttttcctgcccttcttcttcttcttcttcttcttcttcttcttcccttcCGGGACACAATCGGATTCTAACGCGTGCCCGCATGCAGCAGGCCGACCGCGACACCTTTTACCTCGCTTTCTTGCGGACATCACGCGCgttccttctcttccttccttcctcgaTGGCGCTCCTTTCAGCCCCAGCCATCACCGACACCCAGGTAGCGCTACTCTAGCATCCTGATTATGCCACCGACGATCCTGAACACGATGGTTAAACTGCCACCTACCCCGTTACTTCGCTTTACTCAGGTAGCCACGAGATTTTTATTGCGACAGGTTGACCCATTGATCTGCTTCTGTGGCCGTtccttttcattcttttatttggattgccttttttctttattttgttcttttttcttcttttttctttttccttcttttttttccttggTCTTCTTCTGTGCAAGATGTCTCGAGTCGTGGGAGATCATACGAAGGAATCGTGTTCCTGAGCTTGTGTCTCGACAACTTTATTCCTTGTGACCTCGTTCAACTGGCGTCCTCGTTCGACTCGATGTGAACGCCGGAACAACTTTATCGCAACAGGTTGCATCGACCGTCTATTGACCCTGGTAATTCAAACTCCAATCGGTTCGAGTGCAATAACGCGGGACTCGCTTATCTCCGAAGTTTTGTCCCATTGTTTCGATATTTGGTCACGAAGAATTCCGCTCGAAATTATAAGCAACGTTTAATTAGATACAAGAATTAACCTTTAATTGAATCGAAGCGATAATAGATTTTTAGTTCAGTTATAATTGTATGTCGACGAAAGAAGAATTACAAAAGAGTTAACTAATgaattaataactaataatattcaGGTCAATAttgtacacatatatatctaaaaataCTACGTATTACGAACTTGGACCAACATCCTACACAGTAAACGTATTAAACAGTCGAAACACGAAGCGAAACCCTTCAATAAACCATACTACTCACCCAGAAGCACCTCGGACGCAACGAAGAAAAATGGTTATTCCCTGCAATCAAGGTCGATCAATTGCCAAGAGATTTATATAGCGAACATCATATTCTTATCACATTTCTGTAATGACCTCGAATCCGTGTCGTGAGCTATGGGGACGGCGGTGTGTACGCGCGTATACACACATGCATAGAcagcatacatatatacgcgTACGCAAGTAGAAGAGGCGGGAGTTCCCTTGgcggaagaaaaattgaacggGCGCCTCGGAGCTTGTTCCTGGAATTGAATCAAACAAGTGTTACCACCCTCTTCGAGTATAATATATCTTCTAACATTCTGCAGAGGGACCGAGACGGATAGCTGCTGGCCTGTTCCAGGATATACCTGATCCCACGTAGAGATCTACGTCCGTTTCGAGATTTTCTTTTTGCGTCCCATGTTGCACGCCCCCAGGACCGAAATTGATGTTTGTACTGCTCAAAATCGCCGAGATACCCCATTCCattctcctctctctttttctctcttcctctctctctctctctctctctctgttctcCCTTCTCCTTTACGCGGTGTCACCGCTTCGagaatgttaaaaatgatttCGTGAGAAAGTATGACGCCGCTCGGACCTGGCTGAACGATGATGTACACCCTCCGGTTACTTTGTCGGTCGATATAGCTCCGAACTGTTCGTTTATTGACTTCTCCAACTTTTAATTTGTCGCTTTCCTTTTTATCGAATCCAATGAGTCATCGATCACTACATCGCGTTAAAGACAGTTCATACGTTGAAACTTTATCGTCGGAGGGCAGCCAATTCCGTTTCACAGAAGTTTGATCAGCTCTGTTCTCCgtgaaaattctaattttgcTACGATTAATGTTCGATTTCGGAGGAACAAACTAATTACCTGCGTAAGTTTCTTTTGCCGATCAAACTGTATCGGTAGCACGTTCGTAATTAACAGTCGAATATAGTTAAAGAACATGTTCCACCGCGCAATTTGACAAATGTCTACTCCGCCTcgttattttcttgaaagatGCAGAACACGAACCAACGACTACACGTTCTGCAAAACGTGTAGTATGTAAAACTGAATCACGACGACGAAAGAGTGAATCACTCGTATCCGACGATAGGAGAGAGAACCTTGAGCGATCAATTGGTATACCGAGCAAGGCATCGTTTTTGGCTGTACGTTTTCCATGGTTGAAGATCACCTTTCGTGAGGACGAAAAAGCGGCGCACTACGCGTGTCGCGGCCGTTCCCGTTGACAAGCATTATCCTTTCACGCGATCACCTTTGACTGACAAACCAATTATTCGGCACTCAGCACTGACGAGCCAACTATTTTATCAATCAGCGCCGCCGGGCCTCCTCGTGGGCAGAAGAAACGACGATGTCTTGCGTACCAGTGGGGATCGAAGGAGGAGAAAGAAccagaagagaaaggaagaagaaatacGGCGAACAGAAGCGAGAAGAGAACGGAGAGAAGAAGCGCGGGTGTTCCTCGCTGGAGAGAGCTATAATAGCACGAAACATAATCCCCGGGTGAATCTAACGAGTCCTGTAAGAGCGAGCTGGACCAACGGGGGACGAAGAAGATGGTAGAAAATAGAGATAGAGTTAAGGAGTTTGTTCTTGGCTAGacagagaagaagaaggttTTTCAGGTGTGAGAGACGAGTAAGGATACGTGACTGCAGGACGACCAAGAGGAAGGAAGATAGTCGAAAGAGTGTAAGATTGAAAGTCAGAGAGGAAGAGGGGAAAGCGGTTCGGCGCCTCTCCGATCATTCTTCAGTCTAGCGCAACGACTCATCGGCTTTTTTTGCCGCTGCGGCTCCGAAGAGACGTTCAAATTGCTCTAATGGCGGACCAAAGAGGAAAGTTATGCCCGACAGGTACTTATCTTTTTCCCAAGTTCGTGTGTCTTTCGGTGCCAACCCTCCCCGTTACCACCTTTTGCTTCCACGGTCTCGTGTTAGCTCTG
This Bombus pascuorum chromosome 1, iyBomPasc1.1, whole genome shotgun sequence DNA region includes the following protein-coding sequences:
- the LOC132916131 gene encoding uncharacterized protein LOC132916131; protein product: MEWGISAILSSTNINFGPGGVQHGTQKENLETDVDLYVGSGTSSEAPVQFFFRQGNSRLFYLRTRIYVCCLCMCVYARTHRRPHSSRHGFEGITIFLRCVRGASGAELLTKPEKEREIRGNGQTRPCVYHTSKIHVCRIMMYNVHTHDRHTIPLSKVSLVCSRIWRAADWDFRSRQVLWITHGTSLS